The following proteins are encoded in a genomic region of Methylococcales bacterium:
- a CDS encoding PHP domain-containing protein: MTKYDLHSHSTASDGALSPTELIIRAKAQAVTTLALTDHDTVSGIEEAMAVAKSMGINLMPGIELSTTWHKRCLHIVGLNINPHSTRLVEGIKNQQMIREKRAKAIGLKLEKKRITGAYEAVVKAANGGMITRSHFADFLLKENYVSRGQEAFDRYIGEGKPAYVATIWVELEEAIHWIKAAGGVAVIAHPLRYKMTATWMRRLLAEFKEIGGDGIEVITGRSSKDEIQLSYNYAKKFELAGSVGSDFHTPKNKWVELGRFSQLPEGIQPIWEYFNP, from the coding sequence ATGACTAAATACGATTTACACAGCCATTCAACGGCTTCAGACGGAGCCTTATCTCCCACCGAACTAATCATCCGTGCAAAAGCACAAGCCGTCACCACACTCGCCTTAACCGATCACGATACGGTTTCAGGAATAGAGGAAGCGATGGCAGTGGCAAAATCTATGGGTATCAACCTAATGCCCGGTATCGAATTATCAACCACATGGCATAAGCGTTGTCTCCATATTGTTGGCTTAAATATTAATCCTCATTCAACTCGATTAGTCGAAGGCATTAAAAACCAGCAAATGATTCGTGAAAAACGTGCTAAAGCGATTGGATTAAAATTAGAAAAAAAAAGGATCACAGGGGCGTATGAAGCGGTTGTAAAAGCGGCTAATGGAGGCATGATTACCCGCAGCCATTTTGCCGATTTTTTACTGAAAGAAAATTATGTCAGCCGAGGCCAAGAAGCCTTTGATCGTTATATTGGCGAAGGTAAGCCTGCGTATGTTGCAACCATTTGGGTTGAACTCGAAGAGGCTATTCACTGGATTAAAGCAGCAGGCGGCGTTGCGGTTATTGCCCATCCTTTACGTTATAAAATGACGGCAACTTGGATGCGTCGATTATTGGCTGAATTTAAAGAAATAGGCGGTGACGGTATTGAAGTGATAACAGGGCGTAGTTCAAAAGATGAAATTCAATTAAGTTATAACTATGCTAAAAAATTCGAACTCGCAGGCTCTGTGGGGTCAGATTTTCATACGCCTAAAAATAAATGGGTGGAGTTAGGTCGATTCTCTCAATTACCCGAAGGCATTCAA